A stretch of Natator depressus isolate rNatDep1 chromosome 2, rNatDep2.hap1, whole genome shotgun sequence DNA encodes these proteins:
- the LOC141981348 gene encoding fatty acid-binding protein, adipocyte-like — protein MCDLFVGTWKLNSSKNFEDYMRELGVGFATRKIAGVATPNVIISTNGDVITIRTLSTLKNTEMSFKLGEEFEETTADNRKVKSIITLDNGSLVQVQKWDGKETTLIRKLVDGKLVVKCTMNNVICTRVYETA, from the exons ATGTGTGATCTATTTGTAGGCACCTGGAAACTCAATTCCAGTAAAAACTTTGAGGATTATATGAGAGAACTGG GTGTGGGCTTTGCTACCAGGAAAATAGCTGGTGTGGCCACGCCCAATGTAATCATAAGCACCAATGGAGATGTGATAACCATCAGAACATTAAGTACCCTCAAAAATACAGAGATGTCTTTCAAGCTGGGTGAGGAGTTTGAGGAGACCACAGCAGATAACAGGAAAGTTAAG AGCATCATAACACTAGACAATGGCTCTCTGGTTCAGGTGCAGAAATGGGATGGAAAAGAGACCACATTAATAAGAAAATTGGTGGATGGGAAGCTGGTAGTG AAATGTACCATGAACAATGTTATCTGCACTAGAGTCTATGAAACTGCATGA